The Thermoleophilaceae bacterium genome has a window encoding:
- a CDS encoding cation diffusion facilitator family transporter, translating into MHAHDHPGRGPGRLANRRRMAAALAINVALLVAGIAGALLFDSVALLADAGHVLSDLGAIGLGLAAATIAVRPAAGRRTFGSGRTEILAALANGVTLVVVAVLVIVEAAGRLSDPPDVEGLGVLVVGVLGLAGNAAATLLLAGGDREDLNLEGVLRHSAADALGSLGVIVAGVLVLATGWREADAVVGILIGALILAGSWRLVREPVDVLMEAAPRGVDVEQVGEAMAGVTGVREVHDLHVWTVTSGFPALAAHVVCDPHDEVDAVRGRLELLLRERFGIEHTTLQATAAPLLELEDRRGGG; encoded by the coding sequence GTGCACGCGCACGACCATCCCGGCCGCGGGCCCGGCCGCCTGGCAAACCGCCGCCGCATGGCCGCGGCGCTGGCCATCAACGTCGCGCTGCTCGTGGCGGGCATCGCGGGTGCCCTCCTGTTCGACTCGGTGGCCCTGCTGGCCGACGCGGGCCACGTGCTCTCGGACCTCGGGGCCATCGGGCTGGGCCTCGCGGCCGCCACGATCGCGGTCAGGCCCGCCGCCGGCCGGCGCACGTTCGGGTCCGGCCGCACGGAGATCCTCGCGGCGCTCGCGAACGGCGTCACGCTCGTCGTCGTCGCCGTGCTCGTGATCGTGGAGGCGGCCGGGCGCCTGTCGGACCCTCCCGACGTGGAGGGCCTCGGCGTCCTGGTCGTCGGCGTGCTCGGCCTCGCCGGCAACGCGGCCGCCACCTTGCTGCTCGCGGGGGGCGACCGGGAGGACCTCAACCTCGAAGGGGTCCTGCGCCACTCCGCCGCCGACGCGCTGGGATCGCTGGGGGTGATCGTGGCCGGCGTGCTGGTGCTCGCCACGGGCTGGCGCGAGGCGGACGCGGTGGTGGGCATCCTGATCGGCGCGCTCATTCTCGCGGGTTCCTGGCGGCTGGTGCGCGAGCCGGTGGACGTGCTCATGGAGGCCGCGCCACGGGGGGTCGACGTGGAGCAGGTGGGCGAGGCGATGGCCGGCGTGACGGGCGTGCGCGAGGTGCACGACCTGCACGTGTGGACTGTCACGTCCGGCTTCCCGGCTCTCGCCGCGCACGTGGTGTGCGATCCGCACGACGAGGTCGACGCGGTGCGCGGCCGGCTCGAGCTGCTGCTGCGCGAGCGCTTCGGGATCGAGCACACCACGCTGCAGGCCACGGCCGCGCCGCTGCTCGAGCTCGAGGACCGGCGAGGGGGCGGCTGA
- a CDS encoding MraY family glycosyltransferase: MSELDALWAFLVAGAVSFALTPLAGRLARRVGAVDHPKERGLHDSATPFLGGLAILAGTLAAGLLFMPAGDQTTAILAGAVVITAVGAIDDAVDLSAQWKLLGQIAAALILVLSDVRVENVTLPFLGALDLGPELGGALTVVGVVAVMNVVNFTDGVDGLAAGVCTIGAATFAGIALSLDRVDAGILAALTAGAAVGFLWHNFHPASIFMGDAGANLLGFLLAAVAIQGVLKTAAVVALVFPLVILAVPILDFSFVVLKRLKYRRPVYSADRWHFHHRFANIGFSQRRTVLYLYAWTLSLAALALALRFVPYSDDSGSFRAGWTIVIAAFGIAAVAASLYLVYVLEILKFRRFRERELRRDAAALGDPAPSQEELDAEIEREVETGEFEAVPREPSSDSV; this comes from the coding sequence ATGAGCGAACTCGACGCGCTCTGGGCGTTCCTCGTGGCGGGCGCCGTCTCCTTCGCGCTCACGCCGCTCGCCGGGCGGCTCGCCCGGCGGGTGGGGGCGGTGGACCATCCGAAGGAGCGCGGCCTGCACGACAGCGCCACGCCCTTCCTCGGCGGGCTGGCCATCCTTGCCGGCACGCTCGCGGCGGGGCTGCTGTTCATGCCGGCGGGCGATCAGACCACGGCGATCCTCGCGGGCGCCGTCGTCATCACCGCGGTGGGCGCGATCGACGACGCCGTGGACCTCTCGGCTCAGTGGAAGCTCCTGGGCCAGATCGCGGCTGCGCTGATCCTCGTGCTCTCCGACGTCCGGGTGGAGAACGTCACGCTGCCGTTCCTCGGGGCGCTGGACCTCGGCCCGGAGCTGGGCGGTGCGCTCACGGTCGTGGGCGTGGTCGCGGTGATGAACGTCGTGAACTTCACCGACGGCGTGGACGGGCTCGCGGCGGGGGTGTGCACGATCGGCGCCGCCACGTTCGCCGGCATCGCGCTGTCGCTGGACCGCGTGGACGCCGGCATCCTCGCCGCCCTCACGGCCGGCGCCGCCGTGGGCTTCCTCTGGCACAACTTCCACCCGGCGTCGATCTTCATGGGCGACGCCGGCGCCAACCTGCTCGGCTTCCTGCTGGCGGCGGTGGCCATCCAGGGCGTGCTGAAGACGGCCGCGGTCGTGGCTCTCGTGTTCCCGCTGGTGATTCTCGCGGTGCCGATCCTCGACTTCAGCTTCGTGGTGCTCAAGCGGCTGAAGTACCGCCGCCCCGTGTACTCCGCGGATCGATGGCACTTCCACCACCGGTTCGCCAACATCGGCTTCTCGCAGCGGCGCACCGTGCTCTACCTCTACGCGTGGACGCTGTCGCTCGCGGCGCTCGCGCTCGCGCTTCGCTTCGTGCCCTACTCGGACGACAGCGGCAGCTTCCGCGCCGGCTGGACGATCGTGATCGCGGCGTTCGGGATCGCGGCCGTGGCGGCCAGTCTCTACCTCGTCTACGTGCTCGAGATCCTCAAGTTCCGGCGCTTCCGCGAACGCGAACTGCGCCGCGACGCGGCCGCGCTCGGCGACCCGGCACCGAGCCAGGAGGAGCTGGATGCGGAGATCGAACGCGAGGTGGAGACAGGTGAGTTCGAGGCCGTCCCGCGCGAGCCGTCTTCAGATTCGGTTTAG
- a CDS encoding acyltransferase, which translates to MSPTERARRAAGLDGMRGVASLCVFLVHIWIYTNPSRPPRDDFWDFLVFELRLSVVFFFALSGFLLFRDFARAAVRREGRADARGYGVRRVARIAPAYYVALAGAVALLWGGDIAGFRPISVEELGIFALFGQNYSEATQLRFNPVLWTLALEVAFYIALPFIGMLAYRLGNVRRVALLLASTVPLGIAWNAFVHYDGQSSVVAYLLPSYLPYFALGMLLSLGLEYQLAHRGRRPELSAWPTAALMAGGFAVVALNGWWHAAELEPATNDSIGLFQDLPAAFGFTAMIAAATFGAGAAVSWTRFRPFVYAGVVSYGFYLWHVPLILFFKRLGLLPDNFFAAAAVTLPVALAVAAASWHFMEKPVIERAARRHRARRDVPERARLEARTAP; encoded by the coding sequence ATGAGCCCGACCGAGCGGGCCAGACGTGCGGCGGGGCTCGACGGCATGCGCGGCGTCGCGTCTCTCTGCGTCTTCCTGGTCCACATCTGGATCTACACGAATCCGTCGCGCCCCCCGCGGGACGACTTCTGGGACTTCCTGGTCTTCGAGCTGCGCCTGAGCGTGGTCTTCTTCTTCGCGCTCTCGGGCTTCCTGCTGTTCCGGGATTTCGCGCGCGCCGCCGTCCGCCGCGAAGGCCGCGCGGACGCCCGCGGTTACGGCGTGCGCCGCGTCGCGCGCATTGCTCCCGCCTACTATGTGGCACTGGCCGGTGCGGTGGCGCTGCTGTGGGGCGGCGACATCGCCGGCTTCCGCCCGATCTCGGTCGAGGAGCTCGGGATCTTCGCCCTGTTCGGCCAGAACTACTCCGAGGCCACCCAGCTGCGCTTCAACCCGGTGCTGTGGACGCTCGCGCTCGAGGTGGCCTTCTACATCGCGCTGCCCTTCATCGGGATGCTCGCCTACCGCCTCGGCAACGTGCGCCGCGTGGCGCTGCTGCTCGCTTCGACGGTGCCGCTGGGCATCGCCTGGAACGCGTTCGTCCACTACGACGGGCAGAGCAGCGTGGTCGCGTATCTCCTTCCGTCGTACCTGCCCTACTTCGCGCTCGGCATGCTGCTCTCGCTCGGGCTCGAATACCAGCTGGCCCACCGCGGGCGGCGTCCGGAGCTCTCGGCGTGGCCGACCGCCGCGCTCATGGCGGGCGGCTTCGCGGTCGTGGCGCTCAACGGCTGGTGGCACGCCGCCGAGCTCGAGCCCGCCACCAACGACTCGATCGGCCTGTTCCAGGACCTGCCCGCGGCGTTCGGCTTCACCGCGATGATCGCGGCGGCCACGTTCGGGGCCGGCGCCGCCGTGTCGTGGACGCGCTTTCGCCCGTTCGTCTACGCGGGCGTGGTCTCGTACGGCTTCTACCTCTGGCACGTGCCGCTGATCCTGTTCTTCAAGCGCCTCGGCCTGCTGCCGGACAACTTCTTCGCCGCCGCGGCCGTCACGCTGCCGGTGGCGCTCGCGGTCGCCGCGGCCAGCTGGCACTTCATGGAGAAGCCGGTGATCGAGCGGGCGGCGCGTCGCCACCGCGCGCGGCGCGACGTGCCCGAGCGCGCGCGCCTCGAGGCGCGGACGGCTCCGTAG
- a CDS encoding alkaline phosphatase D family protein: MGQGMDRRTFLRQAGLGAGAGALILGGVPVGAGAQRRRGVPFARGGEFVQGVASGEPAPGGVTLWTRLGGHTADRKLRLEIASDPGFGRVLYERDVVARAAKDHTVEVRLQGKRFLRPGERYWYRFGAGDAASPVGRFKLARPADSREPVRIAFFSCQDYQAGYYGAHSTIAELDDVDLVVCLGDYIYERTFYEGPDERRDTLGANGDGEVQTLDEYRAKYRLYKGDADLQAMHAAHPFMAIWDDHEVEDNYAGELPGEATIDARVPFGERRLAGYRSFYEYMPFRRLRGLGYRLHRTVPLGRTVELFLTDQRQFRDDQPCGDDLFVPCLEAGDPGRTYLGREQREWLKDELVRSRATWKVIASQLMLMSLDEAPGVPINKDSWDGYADERREVLEHVRRNGVRDVTAITGDIHTFFAGEVGVSGRGPDSVATEFVGGSITALGIPEAISDTAGGALSPEGSALVTGNIRLVNPHIKYDEQSSRGYGILEASEDELLVTFRGVDAVRRSTEARTLRRFRVPRGSARVQVL, translated from the coding sequence ATGGGGCAGGGCATGGATCGCCGCACCTTCCTCCGTCAGGCGGGGCTGGGAGCTGGAGCCGGGGCGCTCATCCTCGGCGGCGTGCCGGTGGGCGCCGGCGCGCAACGGCGCCGCGGCGTCCCGTTCGCCCGCGGCGGCGAGTTCGTCCAGGGCGTGGCGAGCGGCGAGCCCGCGCCCGGGGGCGTCACGCTCTGGACCCGCCTCGGTGGCCACACCGCCGACCGCAAGCTGCGCCTGGAGATCGCGAGCGACCCCGGATTCGGCCGCGTGCTCTACGAGCGCGACGTGGTGGCCCGGGCCGCGAAGGACCACACCGTCGAGGTGCGCCTGCAGGGCAAGCGCTTCCTGCGGCCGGGCGAGCGCTACTGGTACCGGTTCGGCGCGGGCGACGCCGCGTCGCCGGTCGGCCGCTTCAAGCTGGCCCGCCCCGCCGACTCGCGCGAGCCGGTGCGTATCGCCTTCTTCTCCTGCCAGGACTACCAGGCGGGCTACTACGGGGCCCACAGCACGATCGCGGAGCTCGACGACGTGGACCTGGTGGTGTGCCTCGGCGACTACATCTACGAGCGCACGTTCTACGAGGGCCCCGATGAGCGGCGCGACACGCTCGGCGCCAACGGCGACGGCGAGGTGCAGACGCTGGACGAGTACCGCGCCAAGTACCGCCTCTACAAGGGCGACGCCGACCTCCAGGCCATGCACGCCGCGCATCCGTTCATGGCCATCTGGGACGACCACGAGGTCGAGGACAACTATGCCGGCGAGCTGCCCGGGGAGGCCACCATCGACGCGCGGGTGCCATTCGGCGAGCGCCGTCTTGCGGGCTACCGCTCCTTCTACGAGTACATGCCCTTCCGGCGCCTGCGCGGCTTGGGCTACCGCCTCCACCGCACCGTCCCGCTCGGCCGCACCGTCGAGCTCTTCCTCACCGACCAGCGCCAGTTCCGCGACGACCAGCCCTGCGGCGACGATCTCTTCGTCCCCTGCCTCGAGGCCGGCGACCCGGGGCGCACCTACCTCGGCCGGGAACAGAGGGAGTGGCTCAAGGACGAGCTGGTGCGCTCACGCGCCACCTGGAAGGTGATCGCCAGCCAGCTCATGCTGATGTCGCTCGACGAGGCGCCCGGCGTGCCGATCAACAAGGACTCCTGGGACGGCTATGCGGACGAGCGCCGCGAGGTCCTGGAGCACGTCCGCCGCAACGGCGTGAGGGACGTCACGGCGATCACCGGTGACATCCACACGTTCTTCGCCGGCGAGGTGGGCGTGAGCGGGCGCGGGCCCGACAGCGTGGCCACCGAGTTCGTGGGCGGGTCCATCACCGCGCTCGGGATCCCGGAGGCCATCAGCGACACGGCCGGCGGGGCGCTGTCCCCGGAGGGCTCGGCACTCGTGACCGGCAACATCCGGCTGGTCAACCCGCACATCAAGTACGACGAGCAGTCCTCGCGGGGCTACGGGATCCTCGAGGCATCGGAGGACGAGCTGCTCGTGACGTTCAGGGGCGTGGACGCCGTGCGGCGGTCCACCGAGGCGCGCACGCTGCGCCGCTTCCGCGTGCCGCGCGGCAGCGCCCGGGTGCAGGTGCTCTAG
- a CDS encoding mechanosensitive ion channel family protein translates to MPLLRRRQQQRPVTPEEAAGAPTQVTPRYSPHALRHMRLQAARQARRAARQLVLIVPLIVAILLVYNYRDDIPGPNMPIRIGTTILLIVLGWAFARDVGRLMGPTLLRRLEPATAGTVEFLIRLATLGLAILVALRVAGLNPETLAVGGAVTAVVIGLAAQQTLANVLAGTVLLSARPFKLGDRIRLQGGGLAGTVEGEVATLGLLHTTLASGADSIMVPNSVVLGVAIIPLREPASVDLRARLQPGVKPSAVQALLDESVQTPVRARPHIGLEEVDDAEVIVRIAATPVNEEDGPKLADEVLAAVEQFTREPPERVRGDGAAAGPGAFGDGDG, encoded by the coding sequence ATGCCCCTGCTCAGACGCCGACAGCAGCAGCGCCCTGTGACGCCCGAGGAGGCGGCGGGCGCCCCCACCCAGGTCACGCCCCGCTACAGCCCGCACGCCCTGCGTCACATGCGCCTCCAGGCCGCGCGCCAGGCCAGGAGGGCCGCCCGTCAGCTCGTGCTGATCGTGCCGCTGATCGTCGCGATCCTGCTCGTCTACAACTACCGCGACGACATCCCGGGGCCGAACATGCCGATCCGGATCGGCACGACCATCCTGCTCATCGTGCTCGGCTGGGCGTTCGCGCGGGACGTCGGAAGGCTGATGGGCCCAACGCTGCTGCGCCGGCTCGAGCCGGCCACGGCGGGCACGGTCGAGTTCCTCATCCGCCTGGCCACCCTCGGGCTGGCGATCCTCGTGGCGCTTAGGGTCGCGGGGCTCAACCCCGAGACGCTCGCCGTCGGTGGCGCGGTGACGGCGGTGGTCATCGGCCTCGCGGCTCAGCAGACGCTGGCCAACGTGCTGGCCGGCACGGTTCTCCTGAGCGCGCGGCCGTTCAAGCTGGGCGACCGCATCCGCCTTCAGGGCGGGGGCCTGGCGGGCACCGTGGAGGGCGAGGTCGCAACGCTCGGCCTGCTCCACACGACGCTCGCCAGCGGGGCCGACAGCATCATGGTCCCCAACAGCGTGGTGCTGGGCGTCGCGATCATCCCCCTGCGCGAGCCCGCGTCGGTGGACCTGCGCGCCCGGCTGCAGCCCGGCGTCAAGCCAAGCGCGGTCCAGGCCCTGCTCGACGAGTCCGTGCAGACGCCCGTGCGTGCGCGCCCCCACATCGGCTTGGAGGAGGTCGACGACGCCGAGGTCATCGTCCGCATCGCGGCCACGCCCGTGAACGAGGAGGACGGGCCGAAGCTCGCCGACGAGGTGCTGGCAGCCGTGGAGCAGTTCACCCGCGAGCCGCCGGAGCGGGTGCGCGGCGACGGCGCGGCCGCGGGGCCGGGCGCCTTCGGCGACGGCGACGGCTGA
- a CDS encoding secondary thiamine-phosphate synthase enzyme YjbQ, translating to MWIQRETTLRPRPRGFHLVTPEVEDALPELARMRVGVAHVFITHTSASLTLNENASPDVRHDFGSWFDEAVPEDAPFWTHTVEGPDDMPAHVKSSLLGSSLTLPVSDGRLALGTWQGIYLCEHRDHGGGRRLVLTAWGEGG from the coding sequence ATGTGGATTCAGCGCGAGACGACGCTGCGCCCGCGCCCGCGGGGCTTCCATCTCGTCACGCCTGAGGTCGAGGACGCCCTGCCCGAGCTCGCCCGCATGCGCGTGGGCGTCGCGCACGTCTTCATCACCCACACCTCGGCCTCGCTCACACTGAACGAGAACGCCAGCCCCGACGTCCGGCACGACTTCGGCTCATGGTTCGACGAGGCGGTGCCCGAGGACGCGCCGTTCTGGACGCACACCGTCGAGGGGCCCGACGACATGCCGGCGCACGTGAAGTCGTCCCTGCTGGGCAGCTCGCTGACGCTCCCCGTGTCCGACGGGCGCCTGGCGCTGGGCACCTGGCAGGGCATCTACCTCTGCGAGCACCGCGACCACGGCGGCGGGCGGCGGCTCGTGCTGACGGCCTGGGGCGAGGGGGGCTAG
- a CDS encoding diguanylate cyclase: MATRARRRKDQPWNPPSSGPDISTVFVLFAAGPLLLPVVGANAATLSRGIAISVMAFAALGALGASRRAPERRRAWLAVCAAAIVGIAGSLSGMAADLGWAPGGLRSGLGGLAALGLLAGVAMLAFQSLRGIRLDQAVDALLLGLVAVGAGVYMVAIPGFRDGSVLTTTAFVVDLVAVFAASLSVVASEGSRRRMTLSLLGAAWFITAGHAIVTLTFSGAISLPAGVSTLVFAGAAACIGVAARFETGRPATRRAAPEGDRWLYARVIAPLAAVLAFPAMGLAVWAARGLDHWELAYFGTLSALLLALAFGRQARLLVDNHGAMTRERGLREEVMRRNEDLEAVTGLATTMTQTLDETPIVERGLEVLHLAAHATSSALTDGGRAHLLACAGDWNRDRIWLDGIPEPDGAGGAVSRRGGREIVQLPLAARGSAIGTVTVMRAQPQPFGSAEVDLLRVLADQLAIAIQNARDYREKLEQAVRDPLTGLYNRRYFFEALEKEVHRARRYGSHASLVIFDVDDFKQINDTLGHSAGDEALRKIAEIMAELIREVDSVARIGGEEFALLLPQAQQLDALLVAERVRTAISRAGILADRRVTVSGGVSSCPHDAVTREALEQKADAALYWAKRNGKNICALSSEATEHAMEMDADGMLAHLTALVSVIDGGSQRARDHSENVAAYAVTIAQELGLDADRITQLRRAGLLHDIGKIAVPSAILTKPAALDPDEYERVKLHAAVGATMLLHAGLELEAAWVRAHHERLDGLGYPDGLAGGQIPLEARILLVADAFEAMTSDRLYRDGRGVDAAVEELRACAGTQFDPDVVEALVRLHERENLDVLALRAAGDGD, encoded by the coding sequence ATGGCTACGCGCGCACGGAGGCGCAAGGATCAGCCCTGGAACCCGCCCTCGTCGGGGCCGGACATCTCGACGGTGTTCGTGCTCTTCGCGGCGGGGCCGCTGCTGCTGCCGGTCGTGGGGGCGAACGCGGCGACGCTCAGCCGGGGGATCGCTATCTCGGTCATGGCTTTCGCGGCGCTGGGCGCGCTCGGGGCCTCGCGCCGCGCGCCCGAGCGCCGCCGCGCGTGGCTGGCGGTCTGCGCCGCCGCGATCGTGGGGATCGCCGGAAGCCTCTCGGGGATGGCAGCCGATCTCGGCTGGGCTCCGGGCGGCTTGCGCAGCGGCCTGGGCGGTCTCGCCGCGCTCGGGTTGCTCGCGGGCGTTGCCATGCTCGCCTTCCAGTCGCTGCGCGGCATCCGCCTGGACCAGGCCGTCGACGCCCTGCTCCTCGGCCTGGTCGCGGTGGGAGCCGGTGTCTACATGGTCGCGATCCCCGGTTTCCGTGACGGGAGCGTGCTGACCACGACGGCGTTCGTCGTCGACCTCGTCGCGGTCTTCGCGGCTTCCCTGTCGGTCGTCGCGTCGGAGGGCTCGCGCCGGCGCATGACCTTGAGCTTGCTCGGCGCCGCCTGGTTCATCACCGCGGGACACGCCATCGTCACCCTCACCTTCAGCGGCGCGATCTCACTCCCGGCCGGGGTGTCCACCCTCGTCTTCGCGGGAGCCGCGGCCTGCATCGGCGTGGCTGCCAGGTTCGAGACCGGCCGTCCGGCCACGCGCCGCGCCGCGCCCGAGGGCGACCGCTGGCTCTATGCGCGCGTGATCGCCCCGCTGGCAGCGGTGCTCGCCTTCCCGGCGATGGGCCTTGCAGTGTGGGCCGCGCGGGGCCTGGACCACTGGGAGCTGGCCTACTTCGGCACCCTGTCGGCGCTGCTGCTCGCGCTCGCCTTCGGCCGCCAGGCGCGCCTGCTCGTGGACAACCACGGAGCCATGACCCGCGAGCGCGGGCTGCGCGAAGAGGTCATGCGCCGCAACGAGGACCTCGAGGCGGTCACGGGCCTCGCCACGACGATGACGCAGACACTCGATGAGACTCCGATCGTGGAGCGCGGCCTCGAGGTGCTTCACCTGGCCGCCCACGCCACGAGCTCCGCCCTCACCGACGGCGGCCGGGCACACCTGCTCGCCTGCGCGGGCGACTGGAATCGCGACCGCATCTGGCTCGACGGGATACCGGAGCCCGACGGCGCCGGCGGTGCCGTGAGCCGTCGCGGCGGCCGCGAGATCGTGCAGCTCCCGCTGGCCGCCCGCGGCAGCGCCATCGGAACCGTCACGGTCATGCGCGCCCAGCCGCAGCCGTTCGGCAGCGCCGAGGTGGACCTCCTGCGCGTCCTGGCCGACCAGCTCGCGATCGCCATCCAGAACGCCCGCGACTACCGCGAGAAGCTCGAGCAGGCCGTGCGCGACCCGCTCACGGGCCTCTACAACCGCCGCTACTTCTTCGAGGCGCTGGAGAAGGAGGTCCACAGGGCCCGCCGCTATGGCTCGCACGCCTCGCTCGTGATCTTCGACGTCGACGACTTCAAGCAGATCAACGACACGCTGGGCCACAGCGCCGGCGACGAGGCGCTCCGCAAGATCGCCGAGATCATGGCCGAGCTCATCCGCGAGGTGGACAGCGTCGCCCGCATCGGCGGGGAGGAGTTCGCCCTGCTGCTGCCCCAGGCACAGCAGCTCGACGCCCTGCTCGTTGCCGAGCGCGTGCGTACCGCCATCTCCCGCGCCGGGATCCTGGCAGACCGCCGCGTGACCGTGAGCGGCGGCGTGAGCTCGTGCCCGCACGACGCCGTGACCAGGGAGGCGCTGGAGCAGAAGGCGGACGCCGCCCTCTACTGGGCCAAGCGCAACGGCAAGAACATCTGCGCGCTCTCGAGCGAGGCCACCGAGCACGCGATGGAGATGGACGCGGACGGCATGCTCGCCCATCTCACCGCGCTCGTCTCCGTGATCGACGGAGGCAGCCAGCGGGCCCGCGACCACTCCGAGAACGTGGCCGCCTACGCCGTGACGATCGCCCAGGAGCTCGGGCTCGATGCCGATCGCATCACGCAGCTGCGCCGCGCCGGCCTCCTGCACGACATCGGGAAGATCGCCGTGCCCAGCGCGATCCTCACCAAGCCGGCCGCCCTCGACCCCGACGAGTACGAGCGCGTGAAGCTCCACGCCGCGGTCGGTGCGACGATGCTGCTGCACGCCGGCCTGGAGCTGGAGGCGGCGTGGGTGCGCGCACACCACGAGCGCCTGGACGGCCTGGGCTACCCCGACGGGCTGGCGGGCGGCCAGATCCCCCTCGAGGCCCGGATCCTGCTCGTGGCCGACGCATTCGAGGCGATGACCTCGGACCGCCTCTACCGCGACGGCAGAGGGGTTGACGCAGCCGTCGAGGAGCTGAGGGCCTGCGCCGGGACCCAGTTCGACCCCGACGTGGTCGAGGCGCTCGTGCGGCTGCACGAGCGCGAGAACCTCGACGTGCTCGCGCTCCGCGCCGCCGGCGACGGCGACTGA
- a CDS encoding alpha/beta hydrolase: MPMLVRPDGVELHWEERGQGAPVVLVCACMSFPAVFEDLVSLLAEEHRLVSYDPRGSGASTRRGPYEQATDAGDLEALLEEVGPAVLVTLGDGCNRAVRVAARRPELVHAIVTPGGNPLGRSVLGSSEGLAASQSVLSALVEMLRTDYRAALRTTMSTTNPQMDDDQVRERVDAMADYAPQDVTLARLLAWIEDDAAEEARVAGQKLWLLHHPHNPWFPLDIVEPTREALPEAHVEVVEDGPLSRPDITAAVVRRLSAAGR; the protein is encoded by the coding sequence ATGCCGATGCTCGTTCGTCCGGATGGGGTCGAGCTCCACTGGGAGGAGCGCGGCCAGGGCGCACCCGTGGTGCTGGTGTGCGCCTGCATGTCCTTCCCCGCGGTGTTCGAGGACCTCGTCTCGCTGCTGGCCGAGGAGCACAGGCTGGTGAGCTACGACCCCCGCGGGAGCGGCGCCTCCACCCGCCGCGGACCGTACGAGCAGGCCACCGACGCCGGCGATCTCGAGGCGCTGCTGGAGGAGGTCGGGCCCGCCGTGCTCGTGACGCTCGGCGACGGCTGCAACCGCGCCGTCCGCGTCGCGGCCCGGCGCCCCGAGCTCGTGCACGCGATCGTCACCCCCGGCGGAAACCCGCTGGGGCGTTCCGTGCTCGGCTCCTCGGAAGGCCTCGCGGCGTCGCAGTCGGTGCTCTCGGCGCTGGTCGAGATGTTGCGCACCGACTACCGCGCCGCGCTGCGCACGACCATGTCCACCACCAACCCGCAGATGGACGACGACCAGGTCCGCGAGCGCGTGGACGCCATGGCCGACTACGCGCCGCAGGACGTGACGCTGGCGCGTCTGCTCGCCTGGATCGAGGACGACGCGGCCGAGGAGGCACGGGTGGCCGGCCAGAAGCTCTGGCTCCTCCACCATCCCCACAACCCCTGGTTCCCGCTCGACATCGTCGAGCCCACCCGGGAGGCGCTGCCGGAGGCGCACGTCGAGGTGGTCGAGGACGGCCCGCTGTCGCGGCCCGACATCACGGCCGCGGTGGTGCGCCGGCTCAGCGCGGCGGGCCGGTAG
- a CDS encoding SDR family NAD(P)-dependent oxidoreductase: protein MESDLSGRAVAITGASSGIGAACARMLAGAGASVALGARRADRLEELAAEIEGAGGTALAIEVDIAQEEQAGAFIREAHERLGRLDVLVNNAGVMLLGPVTDADTEHWRRMVDVNLLGLLYCTHAALPLMRDGGGGHIVNLSSVAGRVAALGSAVYNLTKWGVGGFSEGLRQEALHMGIRVTLIEPGFVDTELQGHNTHPAVVAGTQKMREEIGQVLSADDIARGVLYALSQPEHVSVNEVLIRPTRQRR from the coding sequence ATGGAGTCCGATCTCTCCGGTCGCGCGGTCGCGATCACCGGCGCCTCCTCCGGCATCGGCGCGGCCTGCGCGCGAATGCTCGCGGGGGCGGGGGCGTCGGTCGCGCTCGGGGCCCGGCGCGCCGACAGGCTCGAGGAGCTGGCGGCCGAGATCGAGGGGGCGGGCGGCACGGCGCTGGCCATCGAGGTCGACATCGCCCAGGAGGAGCAGGCCGGCGCCTTCATCCGCGAGGCGCACGAGCGGCTCGGACGCCTCGACGTGCTCGTGAACAACGCCGGCGTGATGCTGCTCGGGCCGGTCACCGACGCGGACACCGAGCACTGGCGCCGGATGGTGGACGTGAACCTGCTCGGCCTCCTCTACTGCACCCATGCCGCGCTGCCGCTCATGCGCGACGGGGGCGGCGGCCACATCGTGAACCTCTCGTCGGTGGCGGGCCGCGTGGCGGCGCTCGGCTCGGCGGTCTACAACCTCACCAAGTGGGGGGTGGGCGGCTTCTCCGAGGGGTTGAGGCAGGAGGCGCTGCACATGGGCATCCGCGTCACCCTCATCGAGCCCGGCTTCGTGGACACCGAGCTGCAGGGCCACAACACGCACCCGGCCGTCGTGGCCGGCACCCAGAAGATGCGGGAGGAGATCGGCCAGGTGCTCAGCGCCGACGACATCGCCCGCGGGGTCCTCTACGCGCTCTCGCAGCCCGAGCACGTGAGCGTGAACGAGGTCCTGATCCGCCCCACGCGCCAGCGCCGCTAG